In one window of Gossypium arboreum isolate Shixiya-1 chromosome 4, ASM2569848v2, whole genome shotgun sequence DNA:
- the LOC108459413 gene encoding pleiotropic drug resistance protein 2-like isoform X3: MASALAGDDLARSMSNRSMSKRSMSRRMSLAPSGSQRGWASASIREAWNSQTDVFQKSGREEDEEELKWAAIERLPTYDRLRKGMLKHVLEEGKVGYEQVDIDNLDVQDKKNLMESVLRVVEEDNERFLLRLRERTDRVGIDVPKIEVRFEHLSIEGDAYLGTRALPTLLNSTLNTIEGVLGLIKLFPSKKREVNILRDVSGIVKPSRMTLLLGPPGSGKTTLLQALAGKTDTDLRVSGKITYCGHEFHEFIPQRTSAYISQHDLHHGEMTVRETLDFSGRCLGIGTRYELLAELSRREKQAGIKPDPEIDAFMKATAMVGQKTSLGTDYVLKILGLDICSDIMVGDDMRRGISGGQKKRVTTGEMLVGPAKALFMDEISTGLDSSTTFQIVKFMKQMVHIMDVTMIISLLQPAPETYDLFDDIILLSEGKIVYQGPRENVLEFFESVGFKCPERKGVADFLQEVTSKKDQQQYWCRKDEPYRHISVPEFVAHFNSFHIGQKLDDELRVPYDKSKTHPAALVKERYGISNWELFKACFAREWLLMKRNSFVYIFKTTQITIMSVIAFTVFFRTKMKAGLIENGVKFYGALFFSLINVMFNGMAELALTIFRLPVFFKQRDFMFYPAWAFALPIWVLRIPLSLLESGIWIILTYYTIGFAPGASRFFRQFLAFFGIHQMALSLFRFIAAVGRTQVVANTLGTFTLLVVFVLGGFVVAKNDIKSWMIWGYYISPMSYGQNAIVINEFLDKRWSIPMPFNQSISVGKALLQSRGMYTEEFWYWICVAALLGFSLLFNLLFIVALTYLNPLGDSKSVILDEGLDMAMKDTLDNSILSASDQASTKKGMVLPFQPLSLAFDHVSYFVDMPAEMKGQGIEETRLRLLRDVSGAFRPGVLTALVGVSGAGKTTLMDVLAGRKTGGYIEGSISISGYPKNQETFARVSGYCEQNDIHSPHVTVYESLVYSAWLRLAKEVNAETRKMFVEEVMDLVELNPLKNSLVGLPGVDGLSTEQRKRLTIAVELVANPSIIFMDEPTSGLDARAAAIVMRTVRNTVDTGRTVVCTIHQPSIDIFEAFDELFLMKRGGQVIYAGPLGCHSHKLVEYFEAVPGVPKIQGGYNPATWMLEISSTAVEAQLDVDFAEIYANSELYRKNEELIKDLCTPVPGTRDLHFPTTYSQDFFTQCKACFWKQYHSYWRNPQYNAIRFFMTFFVGIIFGVIFWDKGNKIHKQQDLMNLLGAMYSAVLFLGATNTSAVQSVVAIERTVFYRERAAGMYSPLPYAFAQVAIEAIYVSIQTLVYSILLYTMIGFQMEVGRFFMFYFFILMCFMYFTLYGMMLVALTPNHQFAAIIMSFFLSFWNLFSGFLIPRTEIPIWWRWYYWASPVAWTIYGLVTSQVGDKSDMVVTTGEIPIAIKDFLEKSLGFDYSFLPAVVAAHIGWVLLFLFVFAYGIKFLNFQRR; encoded by the exons ATGGCATCAGCACTGGCTGGAGATGATCTTGCGAGGTCGATGAGCAACCGGTCAATGAGCAAGAGGTCAATGAGCCGGAGGATGAGTTTGGCCCCGTCGGGAAGCCAACGAGGCTGGGCTTCAGCTAGTATAAGGGAGGCATGGAATAGCCAAACCGATGTGTTCCAAAAAAGTGGCAGGGAAGAAGATGAGGAAGAGCTGAAATGGGCGGCCATTGAAAGGCTGCCTACATATGATCGTCTCAGGAAAGGGATGCTGAAGCATGTTTTGGAAGAAGGGAAAGTTGGATATGAACAAGTTGATATCGATAACCTTGACGTGCAAGACAAGAAGAATCTTATGGAAAGTGTGCTAAGGGTTGTTGAAGAGGATAATGAGAGGTTTCTTCTTAGGCTCAGGGAGAGAACCGACAG GGTGGGAATTGATGTTCCAAAGATTGAAGTTCGGTTCGAGCATTTATCCATTGAAGGGGATGCTTATCTTGGAACCAGAGCCCTTCCAACTTTGCTGAATTCAACCTTGAACACAATTGAG GGAGTTCTTGGATTAATCAAGCTTTTCCCTTCCAAGAAAAGAGAGGTCAATATACTCCGAGATGTCAGTGGAATAGTGAAACCATCAAG GATGACACTGCTCTTAGGACCTCCAGGGTCTGGAAAAACTACATTGCTGCAGGCACTTGCTGGGAAGACCGACACCGATTTAAGG GTATCAGGAAAAATTACTTATTGTGGTCATGAATTTCATGAATTCATCCCTCAAAGGACAAGTGCTTATATAAGTCAACATGACCTTCACCATGGTGAGATGACAGTTAGGGAGACACTGGATTTCTCAGGACGGTGCTTGGGGATTGGAACTCGATATGAACTCTTGGCAGAGTTGTCAAGGAGGGAGAAACAAGCAGGCATCAAACCAGATCCTGAAATTGATGCATTCATGAAAGCTACTGCAATGGTTGGCCAAAAGACTAGTCTTGGAACTGATTATGTGCTCAAG ATTCTTGGACTGGATATCTGTTCTGATATCATGGTGGGTGATGATATGAGAAGGGGCATATCTGGTGGACAGAAGAAACGTGTAACTACAG GTGAAATGTTGGTCGGACCTGCAAAAGCTCTTTTCATGGATGAGATTTCAACCGGTCTTGATAGTTCTACAACTTTTCAGATTGTAAAGTTTATGAAGCAGATGGTTCATATCATGGATGTAACTATGATTATTTCTCTTCTGCAACCTGCACCAGAAACCTATGACCTTTTCGATGACATTATCTTGCTTTCTGAGGGTAAGATAGTGTACCAAGGACCGAGAGAGAATGTTCTTGAATTCTTTGAAAGTGTGGGATTCAAATGTCCAGAAAGGAAAGGAGTGGCAGATTTCTTACAAGAAGTGACTTCCAAAAAGGACCAACAGCAGTATTGGTGTAGAAAGGACGAACCTTATCGACATATATCTGTACCAGAGTTCGTGGCGCATTTCAACTCTTTCCACATTGGTCAAAAGCTTGATGATGAACTTAGAGTTCCATATGATAAGTCTAAAACTCATCCAGCAGCTTTGGTGAAAGAAAGATATGGAATCTCAAACTGGGAACTTTTCAAGGCTTGTTTTGCAAGAGAGTGGCTATTGATGAAGCGTAACTCTTTCGTATACATATTCAAGACCACCCAAATTACCATTATGTCTGTCATTGCTTTCACAGTGTTTTTCAGGACAAAAATGAAAGCTGGTCTAATTGAAAATGGTGTGAAATTTTATGGTGCACTGTTCTTCAGTCTCATTAATGTAATGTTTAACGGGATGGCTGAGCTTGCACTAACCATATTTAGGCTTCCGGTATTCTTCAAACAaagggatttcatgttttatcCAGCATGGGCCTTTGCCTTGCCAATTTGGGTCCTTAGAATTCCCCTTTCTTTACTAGAGTCAGGGATATGGATCATCCTAACTTATTACACTATTGGTTTTGCTCCAGGTGCCAGTAG GTTTTTCCGTCAATTCCTAGCGTTCTTTGGCATTCACCAGATGGCACTGTCTCTCTTCCGCTTCATCGCTGCAGTTGGAAGAACACAAGTTGTAGCAAACACACTTGGTACCTTTACCCTGCTGGTGGTTTTTGTCCTTGGTGGATTTGTTGTCGCTAAAA ATGACATCAAGTCATGGATGATTTGGGGCTATTACATCTCTCCGATGTCATATGGACAAAATGCCATTGTCATCAATGAATTTCTTGACAAAAGATGGAGTATT CCTATGCCATTTAATCAATCCATCTCAGTAGGGAAGGCTCTTCTCCAATCCAGAGGCATGTATACAGAAGAGTTCTGGTATTGGATTTGTGTTGCAGCACTCCTTGGATTTTCTCTGCTTTTTAATCTCTTGTTTATTGTCGCATTAACGTATTTGAATC CTCTGGGAGATTCCAAATCTGTTATTTTGGATGAGG GATTGGATATGGCAATGAAGGATACTCTTGACAACTCAATTCTTAGCGCTTCAGACCAAGCATCTACAAAGAAAGGAATGGTGTTACCTTTCCAACCCTTGTCACTTGCATTTGATCATGTCAGTTACTTCGTTGACATGCCTGCT GAAATGAAAGGCCAAGGAATTGAAGAGACTCGTCTTCGATTACTGCGAGATGTAAGTGGTGCTTTTAGACCTGGTGTCTTAACAGCATTAGTTGGGGTTAGTGGAGCAGGAAAGACCACCTTGATGGATGTGCTAGCAGGAAGAAAAACCGGTGGGTATATTGAAGGAAGTATCAGCATTTCTGGATATCCGAAGAACCAAGAAACTTTTGCTCGGGTTAGCGGTTATTGTGAACAAAATGATATCCATTCCCCACATGTTACTGTCTATGAATCGCTTGTGTACTCTGCTTGGCTTCGTCTTGCAAAGGAGGTTAACGCAGAAACACGAAAG ATGTTTGTTGAAGAAGTAATGGATCTGGTAGAGCTTAATCCTCTCAAGAATTCTCTAGTTGGCCTTCCCGGAGTTGATGGCCTGTCAACTGAACAACGAAAAAGGCTCACAATAGCTGTAGAGTTGGTTGCGAATCCATCGATCATCTTCATGGATGAACCAACATCAGGCCTTGATGCTAGAGCAGCAGCCATCGTAATGCGAACTGTGAGAAATACAGTGGATACAGGGAGAACTGTGGTTTGCACAATTCACCAACCAAGCATAGACATATTTGAAGCTTTCGACGAG CTATTCTTGATGAAGAGAGGAGGGCAAGTCATTTATGCCGGACCACTTGGTTGCCATTCTCACAAACTTGTAGAATACTTTGAA GCCGTGCCAGGAGTTCCTAAGATCCAAGGAGGCTACAATCCTGCAACATGGATGTTGGAAATCAGTTCCACTGCTGTTGAGGCTCAGCTTGACGTCGATTTTGCTGAAATTTATGCCAATTCTGAACTTTATAG GAAAAATGAGGAACTTATCAAAGATCTATGCACCCCAGTGCCTGGAACTAGGGACCTTCACTTCCCAACTACATACTCTCAAGACTTCTTTACTCAATGCAAAGCCTGCTTTTGGAAGCAGTACCACTCATATTGGAGGAATCCCCAATACAACGCCATCCGATTCTTCATGACCTTTTTCGTTGGTATCATATTTGGAGTAATTTTCTGGGACAAAGGAAATAAGAT ACACAAGCAGCAAGATCTGATGAATCTGCTGGGAGCAATGTACTCTGCGGTCCTTTTCCTCGGAGCCACCAACACTTCGGCAGTGCAATCCGTTGTAGCAATCGAAAGAACAGTCTTCTATCGTGAAAGGGCAGCAGGAATGTATTCACCATTGCCTTATGCATTTGCTCAG GTGGCAATTGAGGCAATATATGTTTCAATACAAACATTGGTATACAGTATACTACTTTACACAATGATAGGATTCCAAATGGAAGTTGGAAGGTTTTTCATGTTCTACTTCTTCATATTGATGTGCTTCATGTATTTCACACTCTATGGGATGATGCTTGTAGCTCTTACTCCTAACCATCAATTTGCTGCCATTATCATGTCCTTTTTCCTAAGCTTTTGGAACCTCTTCTCTGGTTTCCTCATCCCTAGGACG GAAATTCCAATATGGTGGAGGTGGTACTACTGGGCATCTCCAGTTGCATGGACAATCTATGGGCTAGTCACATCCCAAGTTGGTGACAAATCAGACATGGTTGTAACAACTGGAGAAATTCCAATAGCAATAAAAGATTTCCTCGAGAAAAGCCTAGGGTTTGACTATAGCTTCCTTCCAGCAGTTGTTGCAGCCCATATTGGTTGGGTTCTTCTCTTCTTGTTTGTGTTTGCCTATGGTATCAAGTTCCTTAACTTCCAAAGGAGATGA